ATTTAGCAACTGGGTCCGATTGGGTAGATTCTAGAGTATGTAAACCGCACTGCCAATAATGAAAATGGGTATCTTACCTAATTCATAATGAATCCTTAAAGGTGTGTTTCTAGTATTTTTATTGGGCTTTGGTTAAAGAAAGACCTAAATCTAATCAActgtacttttttttagaaatttgaCCAACATATTCTTcagatttacatttttttaatagtttaaaTGTTGAATTTCAATAAACTTTTGCATCGCCCCTTACAAGAACACATCCCATTAGTAATATACATTAGATTACCCAAAACGTAATCAacagaacttttttttagaaatttgaccaacatatttttcagatttacAATTTGTTTAATTGTTAAAATGGAATATTATGAAACCTTAGGTATGCCAAAATCTTGAAtttcaaaaaacttttgcATCGCCCCTTACAAGAACACATGGtaatatacattttaatttatttatacacgTTTTTACCCCCAAAACAGCGAAATGGTTTTGCCCCCACCCACCAACCCACCCACcgccacacacacatgtgtgGCCACAATTTCGGTAtacaaattacaaaattatacaaatCAACGCCGCACAATTGCTTCAATTGAACCCAGACCAGAGACTCCTTAGCTCCTTCTATGAGTTTGAAGTGGCTCCCAAACCAACTGCTGAGTATCCTAACGCTAGACAGGACATGGAGTCCTTCTGCTTCCTCTGCTGATGGTGTGGCTGGCAGAGATTAGAGTCGCTCCAGACGAACAATCAAAGACAAAGCGCCCTCGACACCTGTGCAGAATTATGAAGCCCTCTTGCAGGCACCACCATTCAGACAGCGGTTTTGGATCAATCGTCCGGGTTGGGTGCTTCAGTGCCTCAGTGGTTCAGTGGCTCACTGGCCCGGCGCTGCAGTGGTTGGGgatttggggagctttgagaGCGAGGCAATTAAGTCATTACTTCGTATATACACAGTCAGTGCTTTTGCTACTTCCACCGCCAAAGGCGTTCGTTCTGCAGGTGTTATACAAGTGTGCAAACAAAGTGCCACGGTGGTTGCATAAAAACCAGTAAAGCGGACGTAAGTGTCTGTGCCGGGCTGTGTGGGAGTGTATGTGTTTGTGGCGCCTCTGCGTGCGTGTGTGTACATTTCCTCGTTTGTTTGCCAAAGTCTGTCTTCCCAGCTCCGCAATTCGTTGTGGTTGCAATAAAGGCATGCAAATTTATGTGCGCCACCCCCCAAACCACGCCTTCGTGCCATATTTTTGATAAGCAATTTTCATCGCCCCCAAGTTGGTGTGAATATgaatgggtatgggtatgagTATGAGTATGAGGATGGGAATGAGTGGTGGCGAAATGAAATTAACAAATCATTTCACTTATGGGCACTGGGGCATCTGCTTCCACTTAGTCTCGGCATCACTTTGATGATAATTTGAATGGGGAATGTGTCATTTTGGGCGATTacaaaaataatcttatcagCAGCCAGGCAGGAGGGCAAATTGAAATGtttctcaaaataaaaatgtcttAATTGGCAGATGTAAGATGAAAATAGAATTgtaatacgtttttttttcgtgaaAAGGTCCACAGGAATATAAAACGTATTTCAGGTGTTACAAAAAGAAAGGGGAGCTCATCCCTTAATGTCCATTTCTTCATAATTGACCACATTTCAATGATAATCTTTAATTAGCCAATTAGTTAGAAAGTCCAATAGAAAGGCTTCTATTCAGGGGTTCAGTCATGGATCAAGTTTCCGGAGAAATACACGCTGTCTCGCTATTTCGGATGCGACGTGCCATGAAGTATTTTGGAATGTTACCCTATTCGAATCATCTTCTACCAAAATTAATCTGTAATCTGTGGCTCATAGTTTCAATTGCGGTGTCCGCCTACTTTCGATTCACCTTTAATTACGATTTCACCTACGACTTTATGAACGACACCTTTTCGCGCACCATTGACTTGAGCGACTTTGTAGGCCTGACCACAACTCATTTTATTATCGGCATGGAACTTATATGGTGGAATCACTACAAGGAAATAGATAACCACCTCGAGGAGATACGTTTTAAGTTGAAAGCCCACCTCGGCCAGAATGTGGACCTACAACGGGTGCGTGGCTACTGCAAACCCATTTATGCTTCATTATTCATTCGATGTTTCGTTTTTTGCTGTGTGACGGTGTGGAATAGTAGAGCCCTGACATACTACGCCCTCTACTCGGAGCTAGTCTCCCTGGCGAGATTTTCAGAGTTCACGCTGTACTGTGCTGTGATTTTGGCGTTTTACCAAGAACTTGTATTAGCTGGCTCAAATCTTCTGGAGGAACTACAGAAAACCCAGTACGAACCATGGGCCATCCGCCAGTTAACGATAAAAAAGCTGGAAAGAATGCAACAAATCCATGGATTACTTTGGCAAACTATTCGCAGGGTAGAGCATAACTTTAAGCTGAGTCTCATCACAGTGCTGGTGAAGTTCTTTGTGGACACCTCGGCCCTGCCCTATTGGATGTACCTGGGAATCGTCCAGCAATCGGACATAACGATTCAATATTGTTAGTACcttttttattaagttttgAAAATCTATTTTTTAGTCTCTATCATgacatttcaattaattcactTTGACGCGAGTGCCCCAGTTGTCTGATAAtcaaaaatttgtaatttacTAAGTGTCGGCGTTGAGGTTAATCCAACACTGTTTCAGTCATGAGTCCAAATTCCGAAGAACTACACAGTGCCTCGGTGCTCCGCATTCGGTTCCTAATGAAGTGCTTAGGAATGCTGCCAATTAAAAACTTTCTGGTTTCAAAAGTGGTTTGCCATCTAGTTCTTCTCATCGTCatgatatatttcatatactgGCGATCTGGTTTTCAGTATAAACTAGCCTACCTAAATATATTTGACGAATTTTCGAAACTCTTCGATGTGGCGCATTTTTCCACCCTAATCACTTGTCATGCCGTCGTTGCTTTGGAATTACTATGGAAAAATGGCAGCCAGGAAATTGAGAAACACTTTGAAGggattataatttatttaaatcaatttttttgcCATCTGGTGAATCTGAACCGCATTCGCAAGTATTGCAATGTTGTCTATATATTGTGGCTTTTATGCttcataatatatattataataactGGTTTCGAAAGCTTTGAGATAAGTTACTACATCATGTATTCGAATGTGGCAATATAGTTGCGATTGACGGAGTTTAATTTGTACTGTTGCGTGGTATGGGCTTTGCACCATGAACTCAACGAGGTCGCATCAAACATCGTTAATGAACTTCAACAAACTCGATTTGAGGCGTTGTCTATTCGACGTCTGTCTCTGGAAAAGTTGAGACACTTCCAAAAAGTACATGGTCTACTCTGGGCATCTATAAGGTGTGTGGAGACTTCCTTTCAGCTGAGCTTGTTCGTAATAATATGCAGGACATTCGTGCATTGTTTTGCAATGCCATACTGGTTAtatttcaacattttttgGCAGAATAAAGATGCAAATGTTTGGTGTTAGTAACCGTCCCTTGGATACTTTACCTTTAAAATACTTCTCAAGATCACAGAATATATTGTCTTCTGCTGCAGATTGTGCCACAGACGAATGCATCAAGCTTCTGGAAATTATGGTACCCTGCTGGATTTGTACTCGCTGTGATGTATTGCAACGAAGGTTTCGCTTCTTGTTCTACACGGTCACTACAGATCGGAGGAACCGCCAACTTAATGCCGCTCTCAACCGACTCTGTATGCAGTTGGGACAGGAAAAGTGCAGGTTCAGTGCCGCAGGATTGGTGGAAGTCAGCACAGAAATGCTGGGAAAGGTGAGGTCAAGTCTCCAAAGTCAAGTCTGATAATCTGTTAGTTTCatctatttttcataaataatttgtacAGTTTATTTTTGGAATGGTCAGCTACATTGTAATTTGCATCCAGTTCAGCATGAACCTCATGGCCAGCAAACTCAAGAAACATGCAGAAAACTTTACGACGTTTGAACCCAAATAAATGGCACGTTGTTGGGCAGTCTAGTCGCGtgcttattaaattaaaatcaattacCATAATTAGTAAATTTGATGTCTGCCCGTGCATAATCAAAGAAGGACAACGAGGCCAATCAGCgcagcggcaacagcagcagctggcAAGGAGTCTTACTCACATAATTATTCATGCTTAAAAATTCTATTATAAACTTTCGCCCTCGGACATTGACCGTTTGCCCAGGACGGTCCTGAGAATGGGGGTGTTGTTATTTTAGGAGGTTATGGAGAAAGTTGGGGAAATGTTTTGGGTTTGTTTGGCACGCATGGCCAATCTGTCAGAGGTCTAAACGTGGGCAAGCGTGTGAGCAAAGAGTACACTGAAAAGATTACGActccaaaaatttaataagtGTTTAGTATTTGATTCCTCTGGAACACCGActagaatttaataaaatatagaaatggTATTTTTCACACTGGTAATTGATGTGGGCAAGTGAGCATGCATAATACTTGAACTTTCTTAGTATGTCCGCACGAGTAAGCACTAATTCTCTCCACAGTGCTTCAATCAAAAAATACATCAACATTTTATGATAGATCGAATTGAAGCGCCTGGAAACCAATAATACCAAAAGCCTGTATCTCAGACAAGGCGGCAAATTCGTCGGAAAATATTGCTAGGCCATTCATTAATCAAgatgaatttttcattttgaaggATGCttcaaaatttcataaaagaaAATCCTCCAGTGAAAGTAAGCCAAATGAAGATTCTCGATAAAGTGCAACTGTTTGCTGTCGCATGCAACATGACAATGCTCTCGGTAACTTCTACTACGGCTCCTAACGAGCTTTCTGACACTTGACACAGTGGATTTCAGGCACAATTCAGAAATGGCTTAAAGCCTTCTTTCATCAGAATTGGGGCACTGGGAGAAATTAATCAAGAATCTTTGGGATAAGCCTGACAACCCATTGGCTTGTAtaagattttttaataattgcgATTTGAGAAATCATTTTAGTCTCGTCGTAAGAAGTAGCtaagataaaaatatttcctaagTCTAAAGAATTTTTGTCCAATGCAACTGTAGGAGAAACTGTAAAGTCATTTGGGATTTGCATTTCGGGCATTGATGAAAGCTTAATGACACCTCCTGCAGCTGCATCGGCTTAGAGCATTCACCTGCTAGTTTGTGTCCTCATTCCAATTTCGAATTGGcctttttcagtttttcatCAAAGAAAGATTATGTGTCCAGGGAATGCCTTCCAGGACAAATATTCGATCACTAGGAAGTGCTAGGTTCGAGCTCGTGTAAGTCTTGTGGTTGCGGCAACACTTTGGGCCAATGGCAAATAATAAAAGGCAACTCATAATCGTCTCATAAAAATCAGATGTGCTCACGCACATTAATGTCCATAGACGCCAGCAGGCAGGATACGTTGCCCCAATGCCAGGATGCTAGGACGAGTCCTTTGACATAGACAATGGAGAGAATGGCAGCCTCCTTGCTTCTTGGCAATGACTGACATGTTAGAGTGGAACTCGTACGGAGCATAGAGAAGGACTTTTATAGCGACACGTAGTCAGGCACGTTTTGAAGTGCAGGAAGCTCGTTCCTGTCTATGATAGAGCCGTGTGTGTCTATGCTTGTCccagtgtatgtgtgtatagTTATTACTTTTATGAAGCATGtgattacattttatttttaatgctttTAGTAAAATGAGGTTAGTACACACTTGGTTAGCGACAAATTACTTTTCTCCCTTCTGCTGCGAGCTTCGCAAAATAggaccatttttttttggaattcgTAAGCTTTGGCTGACAATATTTGCATTCGCTAATTGTTGTTGTGATTGGGGCAGTGCTTAAACCATCAACTATTGGCTGCATTAAACATTGTGTTCAATTAACTTCCGCTTCCGGTTGTGATTGAACCCGGCTCTATGTGAGCTCCGATAAGCTATGCAATAAACACGCGGACACAAGCCCACAAATGTGTGCGCATTCGCCCACACTCCCCCTCACACACGTCGTAATGGATGGCGGGCGTAGTTAACTGTTTGCATATTAACGACAAATAACCCACTATCTTGCAACCTTGCCACAGCATATGTGTGCATGTAGCGTGTGTGCCCCCGTATTATGCATCAGTGGGCGAGCACTGAGTGAGCGATAAGCACTAGATAATATTCCGGACCTGCCATTGCATAGATTGCATAATGGCCGCCCTGCCACACAGGCTTCATTTAAAGATGCAATACTATATCGGCCAGCCGGCGGCATAGTTTGTGTTCACTGGACGCAGTTAACTGATATTCGAATCCACTCGAGTTCGACAACATCTTCCGGGCATCTGCAATCCGATTCGAAATTTCCAAAAGCAAGGGTTCGGATTTCCAATTAATTTAACGTTTTGCAGAAACTTAAAGAGAAATAGAGCCTGAAACTGATCTGAAACGAATGATTCCCAATGAAGAATTCCATTCATTAATCGGATTTATCATGacattaataattataaacatCTTCAACAAAGGGTGTCAGATGCAAATTTGAATAATCAATGAAAGTcagattatttttataagcaGAGGTAGGGAACACAGGctctcccatgcatttttccctTTGTTAGAGTCATATTTTCTGCTATTTTTTTGCTAAAAggtcatttttaaaaagtttctgcaaaaaatttgaaaaaaacaaatatatgatggagaatcgattcacaaattaTTTAAGGTATGTATTCTGCTTTACAATCGGGTGATTAGTAGCAAAGATATGGGCTAcggcgtgggccatattgtcgtCTCATATCCATGAGATTCCCCCATGAATCTTTTagggtattccgctcaagaaccAGAAAACTCTTGgaaaagatatggctttcggtatTGATGTCTGgagcatttccccattttcataggggtctacccagaaaatttgacaaaaaatctaaaaaatattttgttcctggattttgatgcagattgatgaaaaatggatccacaaatcatttaaggtagtccgctcaagaatcggacaactattgccaaagatatggctttcggtatTGTCCATATTGACGTCtcaagcatttcccccattttcaaaggggtctacccagaaaatttgacaaaaaatctaaaaaatattttgattctggattttgatgcagattgatagagaatcgattcacaaatcgtttaaggtagtcggctcaagaatcggacaactattggcaaagatatggctttcggtatTGTCCATATTGACGTCTCAAGCATTTctcccattttcaaagggttctacccagaaaaattgacaaaaaatctaaaaaatattttgttcctggattttgatgcagattgatgaagaatggatccacaaatcatttaaggtagtccgctcaaga
The Drosophila bipectinata strain 14024-0381.07 chromosome 3R, DbipHiC1v2, whole genome shotgun sequence DNA segment above includes these coding regions:
- the Gr98a gene encoding putative gustatory receptor 98a; the protein is MDQVSGEIHAVSLFRMRRAMKYFGMLPYSNHLLPKLICNLWLIVSIAVSAYFRFTFNYDFTYDFMNDTFSRTIDLSDFVGLTTTHFIIGMELIWWNHYKEIDNHLEEIRFKLKAHLGQNVDLQRVRGYCKPIYASLFIRCFVFCCVTVWNSRALTYYALYSELVSLARFSEFTLYCAVILAFYQELVLAGSNLLEELQKTQYEPWAIRQLTIKKLERMQQIHGLLWQTIRRVEHNFKLSLITVLVKFFVDTSALPYWMYLGIVQQSDITIQYYCATDECIKLLEIMVPCWICTRCDVLQRRFRFLFYTVTTDRRNRQLNAALNRLCMQLGQEKCRFSAAGLVEVSTEMLGKFIFGMVSYIVICIQFSMNLMASKLKKHAENFTTFEPK